AAGGAAATTCTAAGAAATTTTTAATCCGCTCCTTAGTCGAGTATACCTTCTTGCTGAAAGAATAAACGCAACAGTCACTAAACCAATCATTTGTTTAGTCAATTAGACTAACTTCTTTATGTATACTCGCGCTGGTTTACTCAGTTTATTAATTGGTATCACCCTATCGGCCTGTTCTGTTCATAGTGAGCAAAAGTCGGAAACAGCCGCTCCTACACTTCCCGTTATTCAGTTGACGGAACAGGATGCTACACTCGATCACTTTTATACGGGTGAGCTGGAAGCGGTGCAGAACGTGGAAGTACGCGCTCGGGTAGCGGGGTATCTGGATAAAATCCTGATCGACGAAGGGCAACCCGTTCGTAAAGGCCAGTTATTGTTTCAGCTTAATCCAACCGAATATCAGGTCGAAGTTGATCGGGGGCAGGCCAGCCTGGAAAGTGCGATGGCTGATGAGCAATCGGCGGCTGTGGAACTGGAACGGGTTAAGCTCCTGGTCGGGAAAAATGTCATTTCACCTTCTGAACTGAAGCTGGCTAAAGCGAAAATGGAAATGGCTCGCTCGGCCATTAATGCGGCTAAAGCAGCGTTGACGAAAGCCCGGTTTCATGTATCGCTGACCAGCATCCGCGCACCCTTCGACGGGGTTATTAACCGGATTCCGTTCAAACGCGGAAGCCTGATCGAAGAAGGGGCCTTACTCACAAGCATTTCCGATCTGCGAGAAATGTATGCCTATTTCCATGTTTCGGAGAAAGAGTACCTGGCGTTCATTAAAAAACGGCGCGACCCGGATAAAACCACTGTTCGGGAGGTCGATCTGTTGCTGGCCGACGATACTCCATATCCGTTCAAAGGGAAAATTGAAACTACCGAAACCGAATTTGAAGGTAACTCCGGTACCATTGCGTTCCGGGCTAGTTTCCCGAATCCCAACCGATTGCTCCGGCATGGCGCTACCGGCAAAATCCGACTCGCTACAGAAGTTGACGACGCCGTTCTGGTACCACAGAAAGCCGTATTTGAAGTACAGGATAAAAACTTCGTGTATGTGGTCGACGCCAAAAACAGAGTCCGCACCCGAAGTTTTGTACCCCGGAGCCGGGTCGATCACATGTATATCGTCCAGACGGGCCTGAAGGCGGGCGATCGAATCGTATACGAAGGTATCCAGAGCCTCAAAGATGGGATGACCATCATTCCGAAAGCACTGCCCGCCAAACGCTTACAGGCTCTTTACGCATCGGCTCATTAATCGGCATATGCTTCGCGTCATTCGGTAGTCATTGATTGTCATTGACTACTCGAACAATCCATGGCCATCAATGACCACTGAATGACGCGAAGCAAATGACTACTAACTGACCATCAACAACCCTTTAGAAGATGTTCAATATATTCATTAAACGGCCTTTATTATCAACGGTTATTTCCGTATTGCTGGTACTGCTGGGAATATTAGCCCTAACAGGTCTGCCTGTCACGCAGTTTCCCGACATCGTGCCGCCCTCGGTAACGGTAACAACCAAATATACGGGCGCCAGTGCCGACGTATGCGTAAAAGCGGTAGCTACCCCACTCGAACGAGCTATCAATGGGGTACCGAACATGACCTATATGACCTCTATTTCGGGGAATGATGGAACGACACTGATTACCGTTTTCTTTAAAGTAGGTACCGACCCGGATCTGGCAGCGGTGAACGTACAGAACCGAGTAACGACCGTAATCGATGAGTTACCGGAGGAGGTGATCAAGGCGGGGGTCGTGACCGAAAAAGAGGTCAATAGTATGTTGCTTTACCTCAACATCGTCAGTGATGACCCTACCGTAGACGAAAAATTTATCTACAATTTTGCCGACATCAACGTACTGGCTGAGTTGAAGCGAATCGACGGGGTTGGGTTTGCCGCCATTATGGGTAGTCGCGATTACTCCATGCGCGTGTGGCTTAAACCCGACCGCATGACGGCCTATAATGTATCGGCCAATGAGATTGTGGATGCCATTCGGAAGCAGAACGTAGAAGCCGCTCCCGGTAAAGCTGGTGAAGCCGCCGACAAAGCTCCGCAGGTATTGCAATACGTGCTGCGCTACACGGGTAAGTTTTTTGAACCACAACAGTACGAGAATCTGGTTATTCGAACCGAGAAGGATGGCTCATTACTTTTTCTAAAGGATGTAGCTGACGTTGAATTTGGTTCACTGGACTATTCTGTACTATCGAAAAACGATGGTCGCCCTTCTGCTTCGATTATGCTGAAGCAACGGCCAGGCTCCAATGCCAGCGATGTGATTGCGGCCGTCAAACAGCGAATGGCCGAGTTAAAAGAAACGTCGTTTCCGGCGGGAATGACCTACAACTACGCTTACGACGTGTCGCGGTTTCTGGATGCTTCGATTCATGAAGTGATTCGCACGCTGATGGAAGCCTTCCTGCTGGTGTTTGTGATTGTCTTTCTCTTTTTGCAGGACTGGCGATCGACTCTGATCTGTGCGCTGGCGGTTCCGGTGGCGCTGGTTGGTACGTTCACATTTATGAGTGCCATTGATTTCTCGATCAACCTGCTGACTCTATTTGCGTTAGTACTTGCGATCGGGATTGTAGTCGATAACGCCATTGTTGTGGTTGAAGCCGTCCATGCACGTATGGAGGAAGAACATCTGCCTCCCCGTAAGGCGACGTTTGCTGCCATGCACGACATTGCCGGGGCTATTGTCGCCATTACACTGGTGATGTCGGCGGTATTTGTTCCCGTTGCGTTTATGTCGGGGCCAGTCGGTATTTTTTATCGGCAGTTCTCGCTGACACTCGCCATCGCCATCGTGATTTCGGGTATCAATGCCCTCACACTCACTCCGGCTTTATGTGCCCTGCTACTTCGCCCAGTTCATCACGAGAAAAAAGGATTGCTCGGGCGATTCTTTGCCCGTTTCAATCGGGGGTACGAATCGCTGGCGAATGGCTATCAGCGGTTGCTACGTCGAATAGTTAGTCGAAGCGTAATTACGTGGGGATTGTTACTTGCGTTTGTGCTGGGTACCTGGGGTATACTTCAGTTGTTGCCGGGTGGTTTTATCCCTACCGAAGACCAGGGTATGATTTACGTTAACGTAACAACTCCTGCCGGTGCTACTGTTGACCGGACCGAGAAAGTACTGGATGGTATTGAAGCGATAGCTTCCAGGCAGGAATCGGTCGAAAACGTATCGACGCTGGCTGGTTATAGCCTCCTTACCGATGGGGCAGGCGCGTCGTATGGTATGGCCATGATCAACCTCAAACACTGGGACGACCGTACTGTTTCGACCGATGATCTGATCAAAATACTGGAGAACGAGACGAAAGGTATTACCGATGCCAGTATTCAGTTTTTCCCACCACCGACCGTACCGGGCTTTGGTAATTCCAGCGGTTTTGAACTGCGTTTGCTGGACCGTAGCCGTAGCGACGATCTGCAAAAGACGAACAAAGTGGTTCAGGGATTTATTGAAGCATTGAAAAAACGGCCTGAAATTAACGATGCCTTTACCAGTTTCGACCCTAGTTTTCCCCAATACCTGCTCCACGTCGATCAGCAAAAAGCATCACAGAAAGGCGTTTCGATCGACAATGCAATGAGCACGTTGCAAACGCTGATGGGGAGCTATTATGCTTCCAATTTTATCCGCTTCGGGCAGATGTATAAAGTTATGGTACAGGCGGCTCCGAACTACCGGGTTAAACCAGAAGATGTATTGAATATGCGGGTCAAAAATGACCAGGGCGAAATGGTGCCGTATGCCAACTTCGTTAGTCTGGAGCGGATATATGGACCTGAGCAGCTTACTCGCTATAACATGTACACCTCGGCCATGATCAATGGCGATGCCGCTCCGGGCTATAGTAGTGGCGATGCGATACGGGCGGTTGAAGAAGTAGCGGCCAAAGAACTGCCCAAAGGATTTGGGTTCGAATGGTCGGGGATGTCGAGGGAAGAGGTCAAGTCGGGCGATCAGGCGGTGTACATTTTCGCTATTTGTCTGGTATTCGTTTATCTGCTGCTGGTGGCTCAGTACGAAAGTGTGCTGCTGCCGTTACCTGTTCTATTATCGCTGCCTACCGGTATTTTCGGATCGTTTGCCTTTCTGCAACTGGCCGGACTCCAAAATAATATCTATGCGCAGGTAGCTCTGGTTATGCTGATCGGCTTACTGGGGAAAAATGCCATCCTGATCGTCGAATTCGCTAACCAGCGCCAACGCGAAGGCGCATCCATTATTGATGCCGCACTGGAAGGAGCCGTTTCACGTTTACGGCCGATTCTGATGACATCGTTTGCGTTCATTGCCGGGCTGGTTCCGCTCTGTATGGCGGCTGGTGCGGGCGCACTCGGCAACCGATCCATCGGTACGGCAGCGGCTGGTGGCATGCTGACGGGCACCCTCTTCGGTCTGATTCTAATTCCCGGTCTGTTCGTCTTCTTTGCCAGACTGGGCAAACGCTTCGGTCCAAAGCCGGACGATGACGAAGATAACGAGGATATGCATCCGTTGGATTTAGATTCTCAACACGTTGTTTCATCTACGCCAAAACAAGTCAATGGTCAAGTTATTCACAGTTCGTAGCCTACGCTGGCGGAGCAGTCCTTTGCTACTGGCGTTGGTACTATTGGGTAGCTGTCAGCTTCCTAAACCTCTGTTGCGCCCCAATAAACAGCCTGTACCTGCTTCATTCGCCCGTCAAACCCAAACCGATTCGGCCAGTATAGCAGCTCAAAGCTGGCGCGCCTTTTTTGCCGACGATAACCTGGTACAGCTGATCGATACGGCCCTGACCAGTAATCTGGATCTGCGCATTGCCACCCAACGAATCGAGATGGCCAGAGCCAATTTTGAATACAGTCGTGGTTTTCTGGCTCCTCAGGTCAATGCCGTGGCATCGGCTGGGGTTGATCGGTATGGGGAGTATACCATGACCGGCGTAGGCAATTATGACACCAACTTATCCGAAAACATTCGGGGGAATCAACTTACGCCAAATCCTACGCCCGATTATTTTCTAGGTGCTCGCAGTTCTTGGGAAATCGATATATGGGGCAAACTCCGAAATCGTAAAAAATCGGCTTATATCCGCGTGTTGGCGTCTGAAAAAGGGCGACAAGCTGTTGTTACGGCACTAGTTGCTGAGATTGCCCGGTATTATTACAATCTCCTGGCCTTGGATGGTGAGCTGGAAATTCTTCAGGAAAATATTGATTATCAGCAGAAGGCTGTGGATTTGGTGCGTATTCAGAAACAAGCTGGACGGGTTACGGAACTGGCTGTCCAGCAGTTTACGGCCCAACTGATCAATACGAAAAGCCGGCTTGGGCAGGTGCAGCAACAGATTGTTGAGAATGAGAACCAGCTAAATCGACTGCTTGGTCGCTACCCACAACCCATTCGTCGTGGCCAATCCTTACAGGAGCGAGAGCTACCGAGTCAGATCGTAGCCGGTCTGCCCACTCAGATGCTCGTTCGGCGCCCAGATATTCAGCAGGCAGAACTTGAGTTACAGGCGGCTCATATCGATGTTGACGTTGCCCGTGCTGAATTCCTTCCAAGCCTGAATCTGTCGGCCTATCTGGGTCTGAACGCATTCCGTACGGCAGTACTGTT
This window of the Spirosoma aerolatum genome carries:
- a CDS encoding efflux RND transporter permease subunit, with amino-acid sequence MFNIFIKRPLLSTVISVLLVLLGILALTGLPVTQFPDIVPPSVTVTTKYTGASADVCVKAVATPLERAINGVPNMTYMTSISGNDGTTLITVFFKVGTDPDLAAVNVQNRVTTVIDELPEEVIKAGVVTEKEVNSMLLYLNIVSDDPTVDEKFIYNFADINVLAELKRIDGVGFAAIMGSRDYSMRVWLKPDRMTAYNVSANEIVDAIRKQNVEAAPGKAGEAADKAPQVLQYVLRYTGKFFEPQQYENLVIRTEKDGSLLFLKDVADVEFGSLDYSVLSKNDGRPSASIMLKQRPGSNASDVIAAVKQRMAELKETSFPAGMTYNYAYDVSRFLDASIHEVIRTLMEAFLLVFVIVFLFLQDWRSTLICALAVPVALVGTFTFMSAIDFSINLLTLFALVLAIGIVVDNAIVVVEAVHARMEEEHLPPRKATFAAMHDIAGAIVAITLVMSAVFVPVAFMSGPVGIFYRQFSLTLAIAIVISGINALTLTPALCALLLRPVHHEKKGLLGRFFARFNRGYESLANGYQRLLRRIVSRSVITWGLLLAFVLGTWGILQLLPGGFIPTEDQGMIYVNVTTPAGATVDRTEKVLDGIEAIASRQESVENVSTLAGYSLLTDGAGASYGMAMINLKHWDDRTVSTDDLIKILENETKGITDASIQFFPPPTVPGFGNSSGFELRLLDRSRSDDLQKTNKVVQGFIEALKKRPEINDAFTSFDPSFPQYLLHVDQQKASQKGVSIDNAMSTLQTLMGSYYASNFIRFGQMYKVMVQAAPNYRVKPEDVLNMRVKNDQGEMVPYANFVSLERIYGPEQLTRYNMYTSAMINGDAAPGYSSGDAIRAVEEVAAKELPKGFGFEWSGMSREEVKSGDQAVYIFAICLVFVYLLLVAQYESVLLPLPVLLSLPTGIFGSFAFLQLAGLQNNIYAQVALVMLIGLLGKNAILIVEFANQRQREGASIIDAALEGAVSRLRPILMTSFAFIAGLVPLCMAAGAGALGNRSIGTAAAGGMLTGTLFGLILIPGLFVFFARLGKRFGPKPDDDEDNEDMHPLDLDSQHVVSSTPKQVNGQVIHSS
- a CDS encoding TolC family protein codes for the protein MVKLFTVRSLRWRSSPLLLALVLLGSCQLPKPLLRPNKQPVPASFARQTQTDSASIAAQSWRAFFADDNLVQLIDTALTSNLDLRIATQRIEMARANFEYSRGFLAPQVNAVASAGVDRYGEYTMTGVGNYDTNLSENIRGNQLTPNPTPDYFLGARSSWEIDIWGKLRNRKKSAYIRVLASEKGRQAVVTALVAEIARYYYNLLALDGELEILQENIDYQQKAVDLVRIQKQAGRVTELAVQQFTAQLINTKSRLGQVQQQIVENENQLNRLLGRYPQPIRRGQSLQERELPSQIVAGLPTQMLVRRPDIQQAELELQAAHIDVDVARAEFLPSLNLSAYLGLNAFRTAVLFNPASIATGLLGGLSAPILNRRSLKANYRQTVAQSRESLFRYQQIIQTGFGEVMTNLRGIENYRQVAQLKSQEVNMLQQAVSTSNDLFANGYASYLEVITAQRSVLEAELALINTKQAQFVALTNLYRSLGGGWQ
- a CDS encoding efflux RND transporter periplasmic adaptor subunit; translation: MYTRAGLLSLLIGITLSACSVHSEQKSETAAPTLPVIQLTEQDATLDHFYTGELEAVQNVEVRARVAGYLDKILIDEGQPVRKGQLLFQLNPTEYQVEVDRGQASLESAMADEQSAAVELERVKLLVGKNVISPSELKLAKAKMEMARSAINAAKAALTKARFHVSLTSIRAPFDGVINRIPFKRGSLIEEGALLTSISDLREMYAYFHVSEKEYLAFIKKRRDPDKTTVREVDLLLADDTPYPFKGKIETTETEFEGNSGTIAFRASFPNPNRLLRHGATGKIRLATEVDDAVLVPQKAVFEVQDKNFVYVVDAKNRVRTRSFVPRSRVDHMYIVQTGLKAGDRIVYEGIQSLKDGMTIIPKALPAKRLQALYASAH